From a region of the Cenarchaeum symbiont of Oopsacas minuta genome:
- a CDS encoding iron-sulfur cluster assembly accessory protein (iscA, ISCA1), translated as MTSYEPLIRNIIYVDYGIPYMTTTQTQKLITITPKAAEKIKEFINQEAEKPEFLRVYVQGGGCSGLSYGMGFEKTTEEDDLVLEENGVKVLVDSYSQDHLRGANVDYIESLMGSGFKINNPNATKSCSCSHSSTTE; from the coding sequence ATGACCTCATATGAACCACTAATCAGAAATATTATATATGTTGATTATGGTATACCCTACATGACAACAACACAAACGCAAAAACTTATCACGATAACTCCAAAAGCAGCAGAAAAGATAAAAGAATTCATCAACCAGGAAGCAGAAAAGCCAGAATTTCTTAGAGTCTATGTACAAGGTGGTGGATGCTCTGGTCTTTCATATGGAATGGGATTTGAAAAAACAACTGAAGAAGACGATCTAGTTCTAGAGGAAAACGGAGTAAAGGTACTAGTAGATAGTTATAGCCAGGATCACCTACGTGGAGCAAATGTAGACTATATTGAAAGTCTGATGGGATCTGGATTCAAAATAAACAATCCAAATGCCACAAAATCCTGCTCTTGTAGTCATTCTTCAACCACTGAATAA
- a CDS encoding putative exported protein: MVKKTKRFRYKAKKEVKENIVREIKPKPEIINKSIDTPSNKKRRIIIASIAIAIMLVIAVVLTIQLLTTSEISNESSALNIPRSTSEIIDQSDPNVIFKLYVNSSEKISDNTYSKIIVKPRDDIDTIYSYLKNTDNSTIVVYPSFTRTAYEPSGIAHYYQTQCTSCITSRIIYDDVGAYGVGHTAYQVLKILGYEFITDVDIDKNPKILSKYDKVILLHNEYATQNMFDAITSHSNVVYLYPGALSIKTTADYVAEQLLLLRGYGYPDASVGNGFDWEFDNVNLTDDNTCQNWEFYKINNGHMLNCYPESIIHLNPLLLLSLKEIDDPYWKNPLQNYADGDADKTNQLKLMLLNDEITKLLNPQLENQSSSDLNGTIDDNVTESHTP, translated from the coding sequence ATGGTAAAAAAAACAAAACGTTTCAGATACAAGGCAAAAAAAGAAGTCAAAGAGAATATTGTACGAGAGATAAAACCCAAACCAGAGATTATAAACAAATCAATAGATACACCATCTAATAAAAAACGCAGGATTATAATTGCAAGTATAGCCATTGCGATAATGTTAGTTATCGCAGTTGTGTTGACTATACAATTATTGACAACATCAGAAATCTCAAACGAATCTAGTGCGCTAAATATACCACGTTCAACATCAGAAATTATAGATCAATCAGATCCAAATGTCATATTCAAACTTTATGTAAACTCGTCTGAAAAAATTTCAGATAATACATATTCAAAAATAATTGTAAAACCACGTGATGATATTGACACAATATACTCTTATCTAAAGAATACAGACAATTCTACCATAGTAGTATATCCGTCGTTTACTCGTACCGCATACGAACCTAGCGGAATAGCACATTATTATCAAACACAATGTACAAGCTGTATCACATCTAGAATCATATATGATGATGTAGGAGCATATGGAGTAGGACATACTGCATATCAGGTGTTAAAGATACTAGGTTATGAATTTATAACAGATGTAGACATTGACAAAAATCCCAAGATACTCTCAAAATATGACAAGGTCATATTACTACATAACGAATATGCCACACAAAATATGTTTGATGCAATAACATCACACTCAAACGTCGTATACCTATACCCTGGCGCACTGTCGATAAAAACTACTGCAGATTATGTAGCAGAACAACTTTTGCTGTTACGTGGTTACGGATATCCAGATGCATCTGTTGGTAATGGATTTGACTGGGAGTTTGATAATGTAAATCTTACAGATGATAATACATGTCAAAATTGGGAATTTTATAAAATCAATAATGGGCACATGTTGAATTGTTATCCTGAATCGATCATACATCTAAACCCCTTGTTATTGCTCTCGTTAAAAGAGATAGATGATCCATATTGGAAAAATCCACTGCAAAACTATGCTGATGGAGATGCAGATAAAACCAACCAGTTAAAGTTGATGCTCTTAAATGATGAGATTACCAAACTATTAAACCCACAATTAGAAAACCAGTCATCGTCAGATCTAAATGGAACAATAGATGATAATGTCACAGAGTCTCATACTCCATAA
- a CDS encoding 8-amino-7-oxononanoate synthase protein: protein MTHKLAFVNSRLLTIRRAGLYRKITPSLISGSEIIINNRRMINACSNDYLGMLQSIGMQKTDRMQSSSRLLSGSDEKIHKLESILAKVKSFNSSLVFPTGYMANIGVLTALAGKDDYILSDALNHASIIDACRLSGAKTIVYRHNDMDDLEKKCKKFPKRKFIVTEGTFSMDGDLSNARRICELANKYNAITILDDAHGDFALGHNGMGSWADFGKQPDVYVSSLSKALGSFGGYIASNSNLVDLCINTAKTLIYTSAIPKHIASHASTRILHNSRSKRQKLLAKNSLYMKKYLHKAGYDVKKYSHIIPIHIGDENIAIKFSKRLAKDGVYAQAVRYPTVEKGRSRIRLSITANMSLTQMRIISNAIESAGCFFKII from the coding sequence GTGACCCACAAACTCGCGTTTGTAAACTCGAGACTTTTAACAATACGTAGAGCTGGACTGTATAGAAAAATAACTCCATCTTTGATTAGCGGCTCTGAGATAATAATCAATAATCGACGCATGATAAATGCATGCTCTAATGACTATCTTGGAATGCTCCAATCAATTGGTATGCAGAAAACGGATCGTATGCAGTCAAGCTCTAGACTACTCTCTGGTAGCGATGAGAAAATACATAAACTTGAATCAATTTTAGCAAAGGTAAAATCATTTAATTCATCACTTGTATTTCCTACAGGATACATGGCAAACATCGGTGTCTTGACTGCTCTAGCTGGTAAAGATGATTATATATTGTCAGATGCATTAAATCATGCAAGCATTATAGATGCATGTCGCCTCTCTGGTGCAAAGACTATCGTATACAGACATAATGATATGGATGATTTGGAAAAAAAATGTAAAAAATTCCCTAAACGGAAATTTATTGTTACAGAAGGAACGTTTAGTATGGATGGAGATCTATCTAATGCTAGACGTATATGCGAATTGGCCAACAAATACAACGCGATAACGATACTTGATGATGCACATGGAGATTTTGCATTGGGTCATAACGGTATGGGAAGTTGGGCAGATTTTGGCAAACAACCAGATGTATACGTAAGCAGTCTGAGTAAAGCTCTTGGATCATTTGGCGGATATATTGCATCTAATTCAAATCTAGTTGATTTATGCATAAATACAGCCAAGACTTTGATATACACGTCAGCTATTCCAAAACATATCGCATCACATGCTTCTACGAGGATCTTACATAATTCAAGATCCAAACGGCAGAAGCTACTTGCAAAAAATTCATTATATATGAAAAAATATTTGCATAAAGCTGGATACGATGTAAAAAAATATTCTCACATAATACCCATACATATCGGTGATGAAAATATTGCCATCAAATTTTCAAAAAGGCTTGCTAAAGATGGTGTATATGCACAAGCGGTAAGATATCCAACTGTGGAAAAAGGCAGATCTAGAATACGTCTTTCGATAACTGCCAACATGAGTTTGACTCAAATGCGTATTATCTCAAATGCCATCGAGTCTGCAGGATGTTTTTTTAAAATTATCTAG
- a CDS encoding Fructose-bisphosphate aldolase, which translates to MLKTYKLSTSNMDWGMENRLARIIKPIDGKAVMLAVDHGYFLGPTERLEDPRKTIEPLVKYCDSLMLTRGVQRSCVNAKHPVPIVLRVSGGSSIIGEDLSHEDIVTSVKEAIRLNASALAMSIFVGSKYEHQTIVNLGRLVNEAEEYGIPVLAVTAVGKDMARDARYISLACRIAAEHGARIVKTYYCKDFDKVINSCPIPVIIAGGKKIPEKDALTLTYNAIKSGAVGVDMGRNIWQSEKPVNMIRAVRAIVHSNHTVEQAYKIYADTNKKPSRVFNEDKSFFKDNNSYKNKKHYKKPYPSNQKTKKS; encoded by the coding sequence ATGCTTAAGACATACAAATTGTCCACATCAAATATGGATTGGGGTATGGAGAACCGTTTAGCACGGATAATCAAACCAATAGACGGTAAAGCAGTCATGTTGGCAGTAGATCATGGATATTTTCTTGGACCTACTGAAAGATTGGAAGATCCAAGAAAGACCATAGAACCTCTTGTGAAATATTGTGATTCTTTAATGCTCACGCGTGGTGTACAACGTTCGTGCGTAAATGCAAAACATCCGGTTCCTATAGTTTTACGCGTATCTGGTGGCAGTAGCATCATAGGGGAAGATCTCTCGCATGAGGATATTGTCACAAGTGTAAAAGAAGCGATACGACTTAACGCTAGTGCACTTGCCATGTCGATATTTGTTGGTTCAAAGTACGAACATCAAACTATTGTAAATCTTGGTAGACTAGTCAACGAGGCCGAAGAGTATGGTATTCCAGTACTAGCCGTCACTGCTGTAGGAAAAGATATGGCAAGAGATGCACGTTATATCTCACTTGCATGCAGAATTGCAGCAGAGCATGGGGCACGTATCGTCAAAACATATTACTGCAAGGATTTTGATAAAGTAATAAACTCATGTCCAATACCTGTTATAATTGCTGGTGGTAAAAAAATACCCGAAAAAGATGCCCTCACTCTCACGTATAATGCAATAAAATCTGGTGCCGTAGGAGTAGACATGGGTCGTAATATATGGCAATCAGAAAAACCAGTCAATATGATTCGTGCAGTACGTGCAATTGTGCATTCAAACCATACAGTAGAACAAGCGTACAAAATATACGCTGACACAAATAAAAAACCTAGCAGAGTTTTTAATGAAGATAAAAGTTTCTTCAAAGATAATAATTCATATAAAAATAAAAAACATTACAAAAAACCTTATCCATCAAATCAAAAAACTAAAAAATCATAA
- a CDS encoding Biotin synthase, whose amino-acid sequence MILNIQNLIQECKNASISANGVNTKQAQFLMNIKDDELSFLTSVADDITREVNGTNVDVEQLHNIKKNMCSEDCTFCGQSAFYNTGIDTYVLPPADEIVSRAMDARTQGSESYCLVAAWREPPLQDFKDVCDIIRRIIQEVGISVECSLGFLNKTQAETLYRIGVRRYNHNLETCRSMFPKICTTHTYDDRLKTLQIARKAGLELCTGGIIGMGESRQQRLELALDLSRICPEEVTINILVPMAGTPLQFQTHLNAKESARMFAVLRFLLPHSIIKISGGREKAFDDDGASLLRGGANGIITAGYLTTGGNSPEKDSAMIKKAGLGQ is encoded by the coding sequence ATGATATTGAATATACAAAATCTAATACAAGAATGCAAAAATGCATCAATATCTGCTAACGGTGTGAATACAAAACAGGCTCAGTTTTTAATGAATATAAAAGATGATGAATTATCATTTTTGACATCTGTTGCAGACGATATTACTAGAGAGGTAAATGGAACCAATGTCGATGTGGAGCAATTACACAATATTAAAAAAAATATGTGTAGTGAAGACTGTACATTTTGTGGACAGTCTGCATTTTATAATACTGGAATAGATACGTATGTTCTACCTCCAGCTGATGAAATTGTATCTCGGGCAATGGATGCAAGGACACAAGGTTCTGAATCATATTGTCTTGTAGCTGCATGGAGAGAACCACCTCTTCAAGATTTTAAAGATGTGTGTGACATTATACGTCGTATCATACAAGAAGTTGGCATATCTGTGGAATGCAGTCTTGGATTTTTGAACAAGACTCAAGCCGAAACTCTATATAGAATAGGCGTACGTCGTTATAATCACAATCTAGAAACTTGCAGATCAATGTTTCCAAAGATATGTACTACTCATACATATGATGATCGTCTCAAGACGTTGCAGATAGCTCGTAAAGCGGGGCTTGAACTGTGTACTGGAGGGATAATTGGAATGGGTGAAAGCCGCCAACAACGACTTGAACTTGCTTTGGATTTATCTAGAATTTGTCCAGAAGAAGTGACTATAAACATACTTGTCCCAATGGCAGGTACTCCATTGCAATTTCAAACTCATCTAAATGCCAAAGAATCTGCACGTATGTTTGCGGTGTTACGATTTTTACTACCTCATTCAATAATAAAGATCTCTGGTGGTAGAGAAAAAGCGTTTGATGATGATGGTGCTTCCTTGCTACGTGGTGGTGCAAACGGTATCATAACTGCAGGATATCTCACAACTGGAGGAAACAGTCCAGAAAAAGATTCTGCGATGATAAAAAAGGCTGGCCTTGGACAGTGA
- a CDS encoding alcohol dehydrogenase, with protein sequence MNLLISKTYNLTLYMRAAVIDGNAVFVKDFTTPEIGNGDILVRMESCGICGSDVEKVFGRYSKPSTKLGHEPAGTVLKVGSDVSGIRVGDRVFTHHHVACGRCHLCKNNCQTLCDHYSKSNLQPCGLAEEYVVPEWNVLGGGVLKLPKSVSFDDAAMIEPLACCVRSWNHMNANVGDTVAVFGAGPTGLLHAMLAKHYRMGDIVCIDPNKFRTEFAQKHGIAKGLSTVDYAQNDILSVTDGHEADISIVATGSMKALHNAIKSTRSGGTIMMFGVPAKGSILNLDLEYVYSKELKILTSYAASDKDTAESLNLIASGKISAGTLITHRYALEISHKAFNHAHSGKDAMKILITREHSRDR encoded by the coding sequence ATGAATCTACTTATATCTAAAACATATAATCTCACATTATACATGAGAGCTGCAGTTATAGATGGTAATGCCGTGTTTGTAAAAGATTTCACGACACCAGAGATAGGCAATGGAGACATACTAGTTCGTATGGAATCATGTGGTATATGTGGGTCTGATGTTGAAAAAGTCTTTGGCAGATATTCAAAACCGTCTACAAAACTAGGACACGAACCAGCTGGAACGGTATTAAAAGTGGGTTCAGATGTTTCAGGTATAAGAGTAGGAGATCGAGTATTCACTCATCACCATGTTGCATGTGGGCGATGTCATTTATGTAAAAACAATTGTCAAACTTTGTGCGATCATTACTCTAAATCAAATCTACAACCATGTGGACTAGCTGAAGAATATGTGGTTCCAGAATGGAATGTCTTAGGAGGTGGCGTATTAAAACTGCCAAAATCAGTTAGTTTTGATGATGCAGCCATGATAGAACCACTTGCATGTTGTGTACGCTCTTGGAATCATATGAATGCAAATGTTGGGGATACTGTGGCAGTGTTTGGTGCAGGTCCTACCGGGCTGTTGCATGCAATGCTTGCAAAGCATTACCGTATGGGGGATATAGTATGTATAGATCCAAATAAATTCCGAACAGAGTTTGCACAAAAACATGGAATTGCAAAGGGATTATCTACTGTGGATTATGCACAAAATGATATTCTATCTGTAACCGATGGTCATGAGGCAGATATCTCAATAGTAGCTACTGGAAGTATGAAAGCATTGCACAATGCAATAAAGTCTACAAGAAGTGGTGGAACCATAATGATGTTTGGGGTTCCAGCAAAAGGATCTATTCTAAACTTGGATTTAGAGTACGTATATTCAAAAGAACTCAAAATACTGACAAGTTATGCTGCATCAGACAAGGATACAGCAGAGTCGCTCAATCTTATTGCATCAGGTAAAATATCGGCAGGCACTTTGATAACTCATAGATATGCGTTAGAGATCTCGCATAAAGCTTTCAATCATGCTCATAGCGGAAAAGATGCAATGAAGATACTGATCACGCGTGAACATTCAAGGGATAGATAG